Genomic window (Jeotgalibacillus haloalkalitolerans):
AGCGCTTCAGATGATGAAGAATGCGACTTCTGCAGAGGAAATTATCAATATTATTAAAGAGGGGGAAGAATAAAATGAAAATTTTAGCAGTGTGTGGATCAGGACTTGGAACGAGCTTTATGGTGGAAATGAATATCAATCAGGTATTAGGTGAACTCGGTATTACAGGTGTAGAAGTATCTCATTCAGATTTAAGTTCAGCAACACCGGCAGATGCAGATGTGTTTTTCCTTGCGAAGGATATCGCTGAAGGCGGAGAGCACTTAGGTGAAGTCATTGTTCTTGATAACATCATTGATATGGACGAGCTGAGAGAAAAAGTACGCAAGATGGCAGAAGAGAGAAACTTAATTTAAATAGAGATAGTAAAAAAATGAGAGGGTGAGAGACGATGACGGGTGTTTTGACGACTTTGGTGGATATTTTAAGTCAACCTTCAATTCTTGTAGCGATGATTGCACTGATCGGACTGATTGCACAGAGAAAAAATCTGTCTGACACAATGAAAGGGACGACAAAAACGTTTGTCGGATTCCTGGTCATTGCAGCGGGGGCCGGCATTCTTGAGGTAGCATTGCTTCCATTTGGTACGATGTTCCAGGAGGCGTTTAACGTAGCAGGTGTTGTACCAAATAACGAGGCGATTGTGGCGCTTGCGCTAAATGAATATGGCTCAAGTACAGCACTGATCATGTTTTTCGGGATGGTTGTGAATGTAATCATTGCGCGCTTCACACGATTTAAGTATATCTTCTTAACTGGTCACCATGCGCTTTATATGGCATGTATGCTCGCGGTAATCATGGCTGTGGCAGGCTTCACAACGATTCCTCAGATTGCAGCAGGTGCGGTTGCATTAGGGATCATTATGACACTGTCACCGGCAATCGTTCAGCCGTTTATAAGAAAGCTGACAGGTAATGATAACGTAGCCCTGGGTCATTTCAGCGCAGTTGGTTACGCACTTAGCGGTCTTGTCGGTAAAGCAGTCGGTGGAAAAGAGCCGACATCTACTGAAAAAATTAATTTTCCAAAAGGACTTGGTTTCCTGCGCGACAGTACAGTCAGTATTGCCCTGACAATGGTTGTGATGTACTTCGTCGTTGCGATCGCAGCAGGTCCGACTTTTATCGAAGCAGAACTGAGTGACGGAACAAACTTCCTTGTATTCTCTCTGATTCAGGCTGGTAACTTCGCAGCAGGTGTATTCGTGATCTTAGCGGGTGTACGTCTGGTGCTTGCAGAAATTGTACCTGCCTTCAAAGGGATTTCAACGAAGCTTGTGCCGAATGCCAAGCCCGCACTTGATGTACCGATTGTCTTCACATATGCGCCAAACGCAGTATTAATCGGCTTCTTCTCAAGTTTTGCCGGCGGATTATTCAGTATGATTTTCATGGCACTTGCAGGCAGTACCATCATTCTGCCTGGTGTTGTACCACACTTCTTCACAGGTGCAGCTGCCGGCGTATTCGGAAATGCAACAGGAGGCATCAAGGGAGCTGTCGCCGGTTCCTTTGTCAACGGGATCATCATTTCATTCCTGCCAGTCTTCCTGCTGCCGGTACTCGGAGACCTTGGATTTGCCAATACAACATTCTCTGACGCGGACTTTGGCGTAAGCGGTATCTTCTTCGGATCCCTTGCCAACTTTGCCGGACCAGTTGCAATTGTGATCAGTCTGATCGTGATTCTGTTGCTGATGGCGATTCCGTTCAAAAAGAAAGAGAAAACAGCATAATTAATCAAAAAAACCGGCAGCCGGGATTCATTGTGAATCCTGACTGCCGGTTTTTTATAAGGTTATTTCACATCAATCTCTTTAATGACTCTCGCGGGGTTTCCTCCAACCACCACATTTGCAGGGACATCCTTTGTCACAACAGCACCTGACGCAATCACCGCATTGTCGCCAACAGTGATTCCGGGATTAATTACTGCATTCCCACCAATCCACACGTTATCTCCAAATGTAATCGGCTTTGCATACTCCCTGCCTGAATTCCGTTCAGCCGGATCAAGCGGATGGGTTGCTGTATAGATCTGAACGCCCGGCGCCAGCATACAGTTATCGCCAAAGCGAACCTCACACACATCTAAAATCGTACAGTCAAAATTAGCGAAGAAATTTTCTCCTACATGCGTGTTATAGCCGTAATCGAAGCGGATATTCGGTTCCATATATACATGGTTACCAGTTGAACCAAGCAGATCCTTCAGCATTTCAACACGCTGATCACCTTCTGATTCAGTCGTCTGGTTAAACATGCGGACCTTTCTTCTCGCCACTTCACGCTCTTTCATTAACACCGGATCAGCCGGATCATACATTTCACCTGCAAGCATTTTTTGTTTTTCAGTTTTCATATGGGTCACCTTTTCTGGATGGGTTTTTTTAAGTTTCTCATTTTTGGGGTGGGGTGGCTAGTGATACAGGGGGGACGGAGGTACATGTATCATTTATGCAGAATATTCCTTTTTGATACAGGCACCTCCGTCCCCGCTGTATCTTTCGCTTATCTAAATAAAAAGGTATAATCACATAAACAAACCTAAGGAGGAATCAGCATGCAGCAGCTTTTAGAACGATTAACCGCCCTGCACGGACCATGCGGCCATGAGCAGCCGGTCAGTAAATGGGTGAGAGATACAGTAAAGCCTTTGGTAGATGAGGTAAAGGTGGATTCACTTGGCAATGTGATTGCAGTGAAGAAGGGAACGAAGCCCGGTCCTGTGATGGTAATGACGGCGCATATGGATGAGGTTGGTTTTATCGTTAAGAAGATTGAGGAGAGTGGTCTGCTGCGCTTTGAGAAGCTTGGTGGAAATGATGACCGGCTGCTGTTAACGCAGAAGGTTCAGCTGCGAACACGCACAGGGCTTCTGACTGGTGTAATCGGCAGTATTTCTGCTCATTATGCAAAATTTGATGACGCAGCGAAGGTACGCAATCATCGTCAGCTATACATAGACATTGGTGCAAAAAATAAAGCACATGCAATTGAACTCGGCGTGCAAGTCGGGACGCCAGTTACCTGGAAGCCGGATATGGAGTTTTTGGGTAACGAAACGACAGGGCGTTTTGTTGGAAAAGGCTTTGATGACAGAGCGGGCTGTGCAGTACTGATCCAAACACTTCAGGAGCTGCAGGATGCGCCGTTTGCAGGAACAGTTACAGCTGTTTTTACTGTACAGGAGGAGGTTGGTCTTCGCGGAGCCCAGGTGGCTGCAAGGCAGGTGGAGGCAGATGTTGCAATCGCGCTTGATACAACCGCGGTCAGCGATACGCCTGAAGAAACGATGGATGCTTCACTCGCGCTCGGTGCAGGCACAGGGATTAAAGTGCTTGATTTCAGCCTGATTTCCCATCCGGCTGTAAAAGAAAAGCTGATCCATTTAGCAAACGACAAAAATATTCCTTATCAGCTTGAGATATTCCCGGGCATCGGCACAGACGGGGGCGCAATGAGCCTCGCAAATCACGGGATCCCAACAGGCGTCCTGTCTATTCCGTCGCGTTATGCGCACTCTCCGGTTGAAGTGATTGATATGCAGGATCTGATTGCGACGAAGGAGCTGCTGAAGGCGTTTGTTTTGGATTTAAGTGAGGAGAGCGGGTTTGGGTTTTTGGATTGATGGGATAAATGAAGCGGCGCAGTGGGACGGAGTTCTATGAGTCATTTTTAGAGGTATTTTAAAAGTGATATGCAATCTCCGTCCCCCTGTATCACCCCTTATTTTATGAATCCTTTTCAAAAGCTTAGCCGTATATAAACTAACGAAAGCTTTCTCAGAAAAGGAGCACCAAGATGACTCAGTTTACAGAAAAAGAAACAGTGCAGCCGAAATCGAAATTCAGGACTCAGGGTGTGCAGGCACTTTTCGGTCTTTCAATGGGTGTATTGATTTCATCTTTTATGCTGCGTGAAGAAGTGAGTATTACAATTCTCAGCGTATTGTTTATTTTGCTTATCGCTGTAATCAGCTTTGTGGTCAGCCTCATGATTCATGAGACGGGTCATGCGGTCGGTGGAAAGCTTGGCGGGATGGAAGTGATGAATTTATCTTATGGTCCATTCGTTTATGCAAAGGTGAAAGGGAAAAGCCGCTTTTTCTTTAAGCTGCCTGCATTGGGCTATATTGGGCGCGCAATGATGCGTTTTACTGATGCGATTTCTGAGGATGAAATGAGGAAAAAGCTTCTCCGGCTTATTTATGCCGGTCCGGTTTCCAATATTGTAACTGGAGGCATCGCGCTTGTTATTGCTTTTTTCGTGTGGCCGTCAGGTGCGCTTTTAACCTTTGCGTTGGTCAGCTTATTTTTGGGACTGACGAACCTGGCGAATGTGGAAACACCAACTGGCGTGCAGACAGACGGCAGAATGATCTCACTGTTGAAGGGGAAAGAGCCTGGCGCAGAAGTGATTTTTGTCAGTTATCAATTACTGCAGGAAGATCCGACCGGGACGGGTAATTGGAAGCAGCAGACGATCTTAAAGGTTGAAGAGGTGATGAAGCGCTATCCGGAATGGCCGCTTGCTTCTTCTTTATTGGCGACTGCTGGTCCTTACTATTATCAGTCCAGCCTGGAACGTTTCCTGCAGCTATCAGAAGAAAGAGCATTTAAAGAAAGGACTGGCAAAGCGGCTGTTCTTCAGGATCTGATTGATACAGCAGCAGCCACCGGACTTTATTTTGCAGGCCAGCTGCATGGAACGCCTGATATAGAAGAGAAGCTCCGGCTGATCAGTGATAAAGATGAAGTATCACGTTATATGCGCGACGCCTACCTTTCCATTGTTCACGGGGAGACAGCTCAGGCAATAGAAGCGCTGGATCAGGTGGACCGGGCCATAGGGGAGTGGCATCCGCTGTATCTTGATGGCGCAGCACAGCGGAAAGTGGCTGAAGTCATACGTAAACGATTAATCAATGATCAGGTCATATAAATGAATCAGCTGCTTTATTTCCTGGAAAAGGCTGAAGAAATATTTTCTTGCTTACCCTGCCCGGTTACCACTTTTGAACCGGGCTTTTTCTATTTCCTATCAGTTCCTTCAACTGTTCAAGCAGATGGGAAAAAGGCTGGTCATTTAATTGCTGCCTGAAGGATTTAAATGGATCACCCTGCTTTGTGAGGCGATCGATCACTGCCGGGAGAGGGAATTGGGAAGGGTGCAACTTCTCATTCACTTCATTCCAGAAAAGCGGCGCTGCGACCAGGCCCTGCTCACTGCCTCTTGCTGAATATGGAGCAATAATGGTTTTGCCTGCGTCATGCTGAATGTAATCAAGATAGAGCTTATTGTGACGGTTTTTTTTCAATCGTTCAGTCGTAAACCAGCGGGGCTTCTGCTCACATAAAAAGTCACAGATAAACGATGTAAATATTCTGGTTTCCTCATAAGTGAACATTTCACCGGACAGCGGAATATAGACTTGAAGCCCTTTTCCGCCGGATACCTTGATATAAGAGTGTAAGCCGAATTCATCAAAGATTGCTTTCATGCGCAAAGCGGCTTCAATGGCCAGGCTGAACGCTTCTGCAGAAGGAGGGTCCAGATCAAAGACAATCTCTGTCGGCTTTTTGGTGTGAATCGTTTGAAATGGAATATGAAATTCAAGAGAGAGCTGATTTCCAAGCCAAAGCAAAGTGTCTATACTGTTACACAGAATATAGCTGATACCATCTTCTTTTTTAGTCAGGACAAAGTCAGGAGCATAATCCGGGCAGTTTTTCTGATAAAAGCGTTCACCTGCTGCTCCATGCGGATAGCGTATGACCGTCAGCAGGCGATCTTGCAGAAAGGGCATCAGATAAGGAGCAGCAAGCTGCAGATAGAGTAAATAATCATCCTTTACCAGACCTGAGTCAGGCCATACAGGCTTTTCAGGATGCGTGACTGCTACGCGTTCAGGCAACGGGAACAGCTGGCGATGAAGCGTCTTCCAGGTACACTCCTCAGGCTCAGCCTCAAAATTAAATGCATGAAACCGGGGCTCCCGTAAGTGTTTTCCATCAAAATCAATACATGCAATATCTACGCATACGGAGGGAGGTAATGACCACATTGAAGCAGACATCTTTTCGCCACTTGTCTGAAACAGTTCCTTTAATGCGTTTTCCTGCTCCCCGTTCAGTCCATGACGAAAATGAACCACTTCAAAGGGCCCGTCTTCATGATAAATGGCGCCATGAAAGTAACCATTGTTTTTGTCCCAGAAGGTCAGAAATACAGTAATAAAGCGCCAGTTTTTTTCTTTTAACCACTGCTCGCTTCGTTTACCAGCCTGCCATTGTCCCGTTTTCTTCTTGGCGATCACGCCTTCTCCATGGTGAAGCTCAACCCAGTCAATTGCTTCTGTCCGTGATTCGAAAAGGTCAATCCCCTGAATTCTCTCATCTGCTCCTGCATCCACCGATAATGGAAGTGAGAGAGCTGTGAAAAGCGCAGTAAGCTGTTTCTTCCGTTTAGATAAAGTCTGGGTCTGAAGCGTTCTTCCTTTATACGTTAAGAGATCAAAAGCGATGTAGTGGCATGGAAAGGTCTCCCGGTGCTTTTGAATAACAGAAGGGATGCCCATCCTCCCGCGTGTTTGAACCGTTGTGAAATGACTGCGGAAGGAATTCAGTAAATAGACGAGCTCTCCGTCCAGCAAAAGCGGAAGATAGGGCTTCACAGCTTCATAGCGCTCCTCGCAAAAGGCGACAATCTCAGGAAACAGATGATTAAGCGTCTTTTCATTCCGGCTCACCAGCCTCGGTGTCTGCTCTTCCCAAAGAATCATACAGCGAAAGCCATCGTATTTTACTTCATACAGCCAGTCAGGGCCTGACGGAACAGCGTTTGTTGCAGTCAACAGCATCGGTTTCAAGACGACAACCACCTTCCTTGTTTTGCAATAGCTTTTGATGAAGTTTCCCTGCTCATACATAATTCCGGACGAAAAACACCTTAGTAAGGAAAAAATGAAGCAGGTGAAAACATGCATACCGTTTGGAAAGGAAGCATTTCATTTGGGTTGGTCAATATCCCGGTAAAGCTCCATACAGCCACTGAAAATAAAGATATTAAACTGCGTCAGCTGCACAAGGAATGCCATACGCCGATCAATTATAAAAAAGTCTGCTCAGCGTGCGAAAAGGAAGTGCAGGATGAAGACATTGTAAAAGCCTATGAGTACACCAAAAATAAATTTGTCGTGCTTGATGAAGAAGACCTTACAAACCTGAAGAAAGAAAATGAAGATAAAGCAGTGGAAATCATTGATTTTGTAAAGCTTGAGGAAATTGACCCTATTTACTTTGAAAAAAGCTATTTTATGGCACCTGACACCGGGGGAGGGAAAGCATACTCTCTTTTAAAAAAAGCGCTTGAAGCTTCAGGGAAAATCGGCGTGGCAAAGATTATCATCCGGTCAAAAGAACAGCTTGCTGTCATTCGTGTGTATCAGGAAACGCTGGTGATGGAAACGATTCATTTCCCGGACGAAGTCAGGAGCTCAAAGGATGTACCAAATATACCTGAAAACGCAAACGTGGTTCAAAAAGAGCTTGATACAGCACTTCTGCTGATTGATCAGCTTACCACGGCTTTCGATCCTGAAAAATACACAGACGAATACCGTACTGCATTAATGGAGTTGATTGAGCAGAAGAAAACAGGAAAGAAAACTGTTACAGCTGCCGACCGGAAGCAGCCAACCACAGCCGCCAACGTAACAGAGCTTATGGCAGCACTGCAGGCATCAGTAGAGAAAACAAAGAAGAAAAAACCGGCAGCGAAGAAGCGTACCACTACCGCTAAGGCTAAGGTAAATGCATAAGAGAAGATGAATCCGGGGGATTTCATTAAGTCCAGCTGTCTACTTGATGTGGAAGCTGGATTTTTGTTTTGTTGATGACTTTCAGCTAGATACACGGGGACGGAGGTGGTTGTATCATTATGGAATATTCCGCATAAATGATACATGCACCTCCGTCCCCCTGTATCACTCCGCACATCCACAACACCTCCAGCCATCCCACATTCCCCCGCCCCCTCTTATAATAAAGTCAAAACTTCAATTCGGGAGGGCGATGAACATGCTGGTGTATGATAACAGGTTGTCTGGTGTCCGGGTGCATGCGTTTTCGACTGGTCAGGTTGCTGTGAAGAAGCCGTATCGTCAGTGGAGAGGGGTGGAGGCGCTGAGGATTCCTGCGCTTGTTGCTTCTCCTTCGTGGACAGAGTGGCTGCCGGTCTGGAGTTATCTTGTGGAGCTGCCTGATCTGAAGGTGCTGATTGATACGGGTGAGACGCCGCGTGTGAATGAGGAAGGCTGGTTCAAGGATCATACGAAAAATGAGTGGCTGTTAAAAAGGCTGATCCGTTTCAATATAGAGCCTTCCCAAGGCATTGGCGCTCAGCTTCAGCGGGCAGGGATTGACCCAATGTCGATTGACTATACGATTTTGACACACTCTCATACGGATCATGCAGGAGGACTCAGTGATCTGCCTGGGACGCCGGTCATCATGTCCAGAAAGGAATTTGACCAGTCACAGCGTTTTCTGCTTGGCGCTGTTTCAGAAAGATGGCCGTCCGGTATTGAATTTAAGCTCACTGATTTTCCGGATTCAGATGCTTTATTCAAAGGGGCGGATCATTCGCTGCATCCTCAGATCTCTCTTGTATCAACGCCTGGACATACTGACGGACATTTATCAGTCATTCTTCGTGATGGCGATCTGTCATTATTTTTTGCCGGAGACGTGACCTTCAATCAGTCACAGTTAGCTGATAAACGGATTCCGGGTATTTCTGCATCGTTTGAGCATGCTTACGCAACAATGGGCGCCATCCGTTCTTATGCGCTTTATCATCCAACCATTTATCTGCCATCACATGACCCGGATATTGTTACGAGGCTTGATCAGCGGAAGACGCTGACGAGAAGTGAAGTCGTTACGTATACCGGGCAAAGGCCCGTTTAATATAGATGAGACCATGTGTAGTTTGCATGGTCTTTTTACATATCCTCACCTGGTATATTTATAGATAAGCAGAATGAATCAAAAATCATAAATATTATCAATTTTACTTATATATCCATTTCTCATACAATGTACATATGAGGAGTGATCCAAATGGAAATGTTATTAATCTTTTTAACAGGGATTGCAGCGACTACACTTGGCACGCTGGCAGGGGGCGGCGGGCTGATCAGTCTGCCTGTAATGCTGCTTTTGGGTTTGCCGGTACACAGTGCGATCGGTGCAAACAAAGTGTCCAATACGGTCAGTTCTTTTTCATCGTTCTTTTATTTATTACGCCATAAAAATATTAACCTGAAGGAATCGCTCTGGATCATTCCATTCAGTTTAGCTGGCGGGGTAACGGGTGGTCTTATTGCGTCGGCACTGCCAGCTGAAAACCTGACAATTGTGGCTGTAATCCTGTTAATATTCGCCCTCGCTACTTCCTTTTTGAATAAAAGCAGCTTCGAGCATAATCAATCCCTGAAGAAAAGCGGTTTTGGTGCAGCTGGACTCTACGGAATCGGTGTCTATGACGGTTTGTTTGGACCGGGACAGGGCACGCTGATGCTTTATTTATTCAGCTGGCTGAAGGTATCATATATAAAAGCAGTCGGGCTTGTTCGTCTTGCTACTTTTTCAAGCTGCTTTGGTGCAGCGGTCACTTATATTGCTTCGGGCCATATCATCTGGTTGCTGACGCTGGCTTTACTGGTGGGGTCTTTTCTGGGAGCGCAAATGGGTGTAAGGCTCGCTCAAAAGATGAAGCCATCCCAGGTGAAGCCGCTGCTGAGAATTGTCACTGTGGTCCTGCTCATACAATTGATTATAGAACAGCTGCAATGATTAAAAGTCTGAACATTTAGTTAAAGGTGATATAATAGAAAATAGCCATCACTTTTAAAAGGAGGAATTTTGTATGAACACTTTACCCCGTCCACCCAGTTAAGCAATAGCGCGTGAACCGCCTGATTGTCCTTTCTCAACATTTAAAAGAGAGGGGGCGATTGAGCGATGCGCGCAAAACGGAATATTAAGACGCTATACGTCATCAGTTTTTTCTTTTCACTGATTCCTGCTTATGTAATTGAACGATTGTTCTGGGAAATGCGTGGGATGTCAGTGCTGGATGTAGTGCTGACAGAGGTCATTTTTGGTGCGGTGATGCTGCTGATGGAGGTCCCGTCAGGTGTGCTGGCTGACCGGATCGGAAGAAAACCGCTGATTGTAACGGGCGTCTTATTCGAGGGTCTGATGTTTGCCATTTTGTTAACAGCAGATTCCTTCTGGCAGTTCGGACTGGCGATTGCTTTTGCCGCGGCAGGAGCTGCTCTGTTAAGCGGAGCTGAAAATGCTCTGTTATACGATTCGCTGGCAGCGGTCAATCGGGAAGAACGCTTTGACTGGCATATTGGCAGACTGCAGGCAGTCAGAATGGTGTCCTTATTTA
Coding sequences:
- a CDS encoding PTS sugar transporter subunit IIB, which codes for MKILAVCGSGLGTSFMVEMNINQVLGELGITGVEVSHSDLSSATPADADVFFLAKDIAEGGEHLGEVIVLDNIIDMDELREKVRKMAEERNLI
- a CDS encoding PTS ascorbate transporter subunit IIC → MTGVLTTLVDILSQPSILVAMIALIGLIAQRKNLSDTMKGTTKTFVGFLVIAAGAGILEVALLPFGTMFQEAFNVAGVVPNNEAIVALALNEYGSSTALIMFFGMVVNVIIARFTRFKYIFLTGHHALYMACMLAVIMAVAGFTTIPQIAAGAVALGIIMTLSPAIVQPFIRKLTGNDNVALGHFSAVGYALSGLVGKAVGGKEPTSTEKINFPKGLGFLRDSTVSIALTMVVMYFVVAIAAGPTFIEAELSDGTNFLVFSLIQAGNFAAGVFVILAGVRLVLAEIVPAFKGISTKLVPNAKPALDVPIVFTYAPNAVLIGFFSSFAGGLFSMIFMALAGSTIILPGVVPHFFTGAAAGVFGNATGGIKGAVAGSFVNGIIISFLPVFLLPVLGDLGFANTTFSDADFGVSGIFFGSLANFAGPVAIVISLIVILLLMAIPFKKKEKTA
- a CDS encoding sugar O-acetyltransferase, whose protein sequence is MKTEKQKMLAGEMYDPADPVLMKEREVARRKVRMFNQTTESEGDQRVEMLKDLLGSTGNHVYMEPNIRFDYGYNTHVGENFFANFDCTILDVCEVRFGDNCMLAPGVQIYTATHPLDPAERNSGREYAKPITFGDNVWIGGNAVINPGITVGDNAVIASGAVVTKDVPANVVVGGNPARVIKEIDVK
- a CDS encoding M42 family metallopeptidase yields the protein MQQLLERLTALHGPCGHEQPVSKWVRDTVKPLVDEVKVDSLGNVIAVKKGTKPGPVMVMTAHMDEVGFIVKKIEESGLLRFEKLGGNDDRLLLTQKVQLRTRTGLLTGVIGSISAHYAKFDDAAKVRNHRQLYIDIGAKNKAHAIELGVQVGTPVTWKPDMEFLGNETTGRFVGKGFDDRAGCAVLIQTLQELQDAPFAGTVTAVFTVQEEVGLRGAQVAARQVEADVAIALDTTAVSDTPEETMDASLALGAGTGIKVLDFSLISHPAVKEKLIHLANDKNIPYQLEIFPGIGTDGGAMSLANHGIPTGVLSIPSRYAHSPVEVIDMQDLIATKELLKAFVLDLSEESGFGFLD
- a CDS encoding M50 family metallopeptidase, with amino-acid sequence MTQFTEKETVQPKSKFRTQGVQALFGLSMGVLISSFMLREEVSITILSVLFILLIAVISFVVSLMIHETGHAVGGKLGGMEVMNLSYGPFVYAKVKGKSRFFFKLPALGYIGRAMMRFTDAISEDEMRKKLLRLIYAGPVSNIVTGGIALVIAFFVWPSGALLTFALVSLFLGLTNLANVETPTGVQTDGRMISLLKGKEPGAEVIFVSYQLLQEDPTGTGNWKQQTILKVEEVMKRYPEWPLASSLLATAGPYYYQSSLERFLQLSEERAFKERTGKAAVLQDLIDTAAATGLYFAGQLHGTPDIEEKLRLISDKDEVSRYMRDAYLSIVHGETAQAIEALDQVDRAIGEWHPLYLDGAAQRKVAEVIRKRLINDQVI
- a CDS encoding DNA ligase D: MLLTATNAVPSGPDWLYEVKYDGFRCMILWEEQTPRLVSRNEKTLNHLFPEIVAFCEERYEAVKPYLPLLLDGELVYLLNSFRSHFTTVQTRGRMGIPSVIQKHRETFPCHYIAFDLLTYKGRTLQTQTLSKRKKQLTALFTALSLPLSVDAGADERIQGIDLFESRTEAIDWVELHHGEGVIAKKKTGQWQAGKRSEQWLKEKNWRFITVFLTFWDKNNGYFHGAIYHEDGPFEVVHFRHGLNGEQENALKELFQTSGEKMSASMWSLPPSVCVDIACIDFDGKHLREPRFHAFNFEAEPEECTWKTLHRQLFPLPERVAVTHPEKPVWPDSGLVKDDYLLYLQLAAPYLMPFLQDRLLTVIRYPHGAAGERFYQKNCPDYAPDFVLTKKEDGISYILCNSIDTLLWLGNQLSLEFHIPFQTIHTKKPTEIVFDLDPPSAEAFSLAIEAALRMKAIFDEFGLHSYIKVSGGKGLQVYIPLSGEMFTYEETRIFTSFICDFLCEQKPRWFTTERLKKNRHNKLYLDYIQHDAGKTIIAPYSARGSEQGLVAAPLFWNEVNEKLHPSQFPLPAVIDRLTKQGDPFKSFRQQLNDQPFSHLLEQLKELIGNRKSPVQKW
- a CDS encoding Ku protein, encoding MHTVWKGSISFGLVNIPVKLHTATENKDIKLRQLHKECHTPINYKKVCSACEKEVQDEDIVKAYEYTKNKFVVLDEEDLTNLKKENEDKAVEIIDFVKLEEIDPIYFEKSYFMAPDTGGGKAYSLLKKALEASGKIGVAKIIIRSKEQLAVIRVYQETLVMETIHFPDEVRSSKDVPNIPENANVVQKELDTALLLIDQLTTAFDPEKYTDEYRTALMELIEQKKTGKKTVTAADRKQPTTAANVTELMAALQASVEKTKKKKPAAKKRTTTAKAKVNA
- a CDS encoding N-acyl homoserine lactonase family protein gives rise to the protein MLVYDNRLSGVRVHAFSTGQVAVKKPYRQWRGVEALRIPALVASPSWTEWLPVWSYLVELPDLKVLIDTGETPRVNEEGWFKDHTKNEWLLKRLIRFNIEPSQGIGAQLQRAGIDPMSIDYTILTHSHTDHAGGLSDLPGTPVIMSRKEFDQSQRFLLGAVSERWPSGIEFKLTDFPDSDALFKGADHSLHPQISLVSTPGHTDGHLSVILRDGDLSLFFAGDVTFNQSQLADKRIPGISASFEHAYATMGAIRSYALYHPTIYLPSHDPDIVTRLDQRKTLTRSEVVTYTGQRPV
- a CDS encoding sulfite exporter TauE/SafE family protein produces the protein MEMLLIFLTGIAATTLGTLAGGGGLISLPVMLLLGLPVHSAIGANKVSNTVSSFSSFFYLLRHKNINLKESLWIIPFSLAGGVTGGLIASALPAENLTIVAVILLIFALATSFLNKSSFEHNQSLKKSGFGAAGLYGIGVYDGLFGPGQGTLMLYLFSWLKVSYIKAVGLVRLATFSSCFGAAVTYIASGHIIWLLTLALLVGSFLGAQMGVRLAQKMKPSQVKPLLRIVTVVLLIQLIIEQLQ